The genomic DNA GTGGCATCCGGTGCAGGAACGTTTGACATCGCCACCGTCGGAGCCTACGAAGTCCCCATCTGGGCCAAAAACGGCTGGATTGAACCCCTCGGGGCACTGTTCAACAAGAATCCCAACATCCGTGCCGCATACGATCTGGATGATCTGCTCGCTCCGGTGAGAAAAGGGCTGTCTTACAACAACCTGATTCACGCGCTGCCTTTTTATGCCGAGTCAA from Deinococcus cellulosilyticus NBRC 106333 = KACC 11606 includes the following:
- a CDS encoding ABC transporter substrate-binding protein; this encodes MKKLLALSLLLGMGSAALAQTTITIATVNNPDMVTMQKLTPEFEKANPDIKVKWVVLPENELRQKITLDVASGAGTFDIATVGAYEVPIWAKNGWIEPLGALFNKNPNIRAAYDLDDLLAPVRKGLSYNNLIHALPFYAES